One Pyrenophora tritici-repentis strain M4 chromosome 5, whole genome shotgun sequence DNA window includes the following coding sequences:
- a CDS encoding CitT, Di- and tricarboxylate transporter produces the protein MAASHASSRRKASTVFEDYNDMAFSALYDEGVSLKKRAVSVYVLLCELRSFIQLNKTGFEKVLKKYDKIMDRKLKKTYLNKYVYPAYPFKQSTMDELTRNLERMEAAYAQIGTKGDIVEAKRELRLHLREHVVWERNTVWREMIGIERKAQAANIGITQTLLGRDTTGGKVRRQGDEVESDMKEVDTPIGRYRCPQWLLSRTFWILVACIAVFVVLLVVPIMEMPEQQNCLAMVVFVSLLWATEAIPLFVTSLLVPFLAVTLNVVRSDVEPHRRLESKAAASYVFSAMWTPVIMLLLGGFTIAAALSKYNIAKMMATLVLSKAGTKPRTVLLVNMFVAMFASMWISNVAAPVLCYSIIQPILRNLPADSDMTKALLLGIALSSNIGGAASPIASPQNLIALQNMGPEPSWGVWFFVALPVCIISILLIWVLLLVTFQPGRGTSIVPIRPLKDKFSGTQWFISIVTVTTIALWCVSHQLEATFGDMGVVAIIPIIAFFGTGILTKEDFNNFLWTIIILAAGGLSLGKSVNSSGLLHTLAESITAGVQAAIMMEDSRTGQRYLQVKHFLTRGIPASLITFVVIITVGYGLMLAVGF, from the exons ATGGCCGCCTCGCACGCCTCATCGCGGCGCAAAGCCAGCACCGTCTTCGAAGACTACAACGACATGGCCTTTTCCGCCCTCTACGACGAGGGCGTCTCCCTGAAGAAACGCGCCGTATCCGTCTACGTGCTCCTCTGCGAACTCCGCTCCTTTATCCAACTCAACAAAACCGGGTTCGAAAAAGTGCTAAAGAAATACGACAAAATCATGGACCGCAAGCTCAAAAAGACGTATCTGAATAAATACGTTTACCCCGCTTACCCGTTTAAACAATCGACCATGGATGAACTCACCCGCAACCTCGAGCGCATGGAAGCTGCATACGCGCAGATTGGCACAAAAGGCGACATCGTAGAGGCAAAACGGGAATTACGCCTACACCTCCGCGAACACGTCGTGTGGGAGCGAAACACCGTCTGGCGCGAGATGATTGGTATAGAGCGAAAAGCGCAAGCCGCAAACATTGGCATCACGCAGACGCTGCTGGGCCGCGATACCACGGGCGGCAAAGTGCGGCGCCAAGGCGACGAAGTCGAGTCCGATATGAAGGAGGTGGACACGCCGATTGGCCGGTACCGGTGTCCGCAGTGGTTGCTCAGTCGCACGTTTTGGATCTTGGTGGCGTGTATTGCCGTGTTTGTGGTGTTGCTCGTGGTGCCGATTATGGAGATGCCCGAGCAGCAGAATTGTTTGGCTATGGTTGTTTTCGTTAGTTTGTTGTGGGCTACTGAG GCTATCCCACTCTTCGTCACTTCGCTGCTCGTCCCTTTTCTAGCCGTTACCTTGAATGTCGTCAGGAGCGATGTTGAACCGCACCGTCGACTGGAGAGTAAAGCAGCAGCGTCGTATGTCTTCTCCGCCATGTGGACACCGGTCATCATGCTGCTACTCGGCGGCTTCACCATTGCAGCAGCCTTGTCAAAGTACAACATCGCGAAGATGATGGCGACGCTTGTGCTGAGTAAAGCGGGGACAAAGCCGCGGACTGTGCTGTTGGTGAATATGTTTGTGGCCATGTTTGCTAGTATGTGGATTAGTAATGTTGCGGCGCCTGTGCTGTGTTATTCGATTATTCAG CCCATCCTCCGCAACCTCCCCGCAGACTCGGACATGACCAAAGCCCTCCTCCTCGGCATAGCCCTCAGCTCAAACATCGGCGGCGCCGCCTCCCCCATCGCCTCACCGCAAAACCTAATCGCGCTCCAAAACATGGGCCCGGAACCTTCCTGGGGAGTCTGGTTCTTCGTCGCTCTCCCCGTGTGCATCATTTCCATCCTGCTAATCTGGGTCCTACTTCTCGTCACCTTCCAGCCCGGCCGCGGCACCTCCATCGTGCCCATCCGGCCGCTCAAAGACAAGTTCTCTGGCACACAGTGGTTTATCAGCATCGTGACGGTGACGACAATCGCCCTGTGGTGCGTGAGCCATCAACTCGAAGCTACGTTTGGTGACATGGGCGTTGTGGCTATCATCCCCATCATCGCCTTCTTCGGCACAGGCATCCTGACAAAAGAAGATTTCAACAACTTCCTCTGGACAATCATCATCCTCGCCGCGGGGGGGCTCTCGCTCGGTAAATCAGTAAACTCGTCTGGTTTGTTACACACGCTTGCCGAGAGCATCACCGCAGGCGTCCAAG CGGCGATAATGATGGAAGACTCACGAACGGGTCAACGCTACCTTCAGGTTAAACACTTTTTGACGCGAGGTATTCCGGCTAGTTTGATTACTTTTGTCGTTATTATTACCGTGGGGTATGGGTTGATGCTTGCGGTGGGGTTTTAG
- a CDS encoding TrpB, Tryptophan synthase beta chain, with translation MDGIKKTFAQCKKEGRSALVTYVTAGFPTKEETPDIMMAMEAGGADIIELGMPFTDPIADGPVIQTANTQALKNGVTIVDVLQMIRDARKRGLKAPVLLMGYYNPLLSYGEEKMLQDAKEAGANGFIMVDLPPEEALRFRNFCRSYGLSYVPLIAPATSEHRMRVLCKIADSFIYVVSRMGVTGATGTMNAALPQLLDRVHKYSGNVPAAVGFGVSTRDHFVSVGKIAEGVVIGSQIINTLIKAAPGEGAKAVEKYCDEICGKSTRETTREVGIVEALNEAKEPTGVHVDKVITDADTPDGPGLADQLEMLNTDDSNTHEQNGFDEKHKFPARFGEFGGQYVPESLMDCLSELEEGFNAAIEDPKFWEEYRSYYDWMGRPGHLHLAERLTEHAGGANIWLKREDLNHTGSHKINNALGQVLVARRLGKTEIIAETGAGQHGVATATVCAKFNMKCTIYMGAEDVRRQALNVFRIKLLGAQVVAVEAGAKTLRDAVNEAMRSWVVHLDTTHYIIGSAIGPHPFPTIVRTFQSIIGNETKQQMQEKRGKLPDAVVACVGGGSNAVGMFYPFSKDPSVKLLGIEAGGDGIDTDRHSATLSAGTKGVLHGVRTYVLQNKHGQINETHSVSAGLDYPGVGPELSSWKDSDRAKFIACTDAEAFIGFRLMSQLEGIIPALETSHAVFGAIELAKTMDKDQDIVICVSGRGDKDVQSVAEELPKLGPKIGWDLRF, from the exons ATGGACGGGATTAAGAAGACGTTTGCGCAATGCAAGAAGGAGGGCAGG TCTGCTCTTGTCACATATGTGACAGCGGGTTTTCCTACCAAAGAGGAGACGCCCGACATTATGATGGCCATGGAGGCGGGCGGCGCAG ACATTATTGAACTCGGAATGCCCTTTACCGATCCCATTGCCGACGGCCCAGTCATCCAGACTGCGAATACT CAAGCGCTCAAGAACGGCGTCACCATTGTCGATGTCCTCCAAATGATCCGCGATGCGAGGAAGCGCGGCCTCAAGGCGCCTGTCTTGCTTATGGGATACTACAACCCTCTGCTGAGCTATGGCGAGGAGAAGATGTTGCAGGATGCGAAGGAGGCAGGTGCCAATGGCTTCATTATGGTTGACCTGCCCCCGGAGGAGGCTCTGCGCTTCAGGAACTTCTGCCGCAGCTACGG ACTCTCCTACGTCCCATTGATTGCGCCCGCCACTTCTGAGCACCGCATGCGCGTTCTTTGCAAGATTGCCGACTCGTTCATCTACGTCGTATCCCGCATGGGCGTCACCGGCGCTACAGGAACCATGAACGCCGCCCTTCCCCAGCTGCTCGACCGCGTTCACAAATACTCTGGCAATGTCCCCGCCGCTGTTGGTTTCGGTGTCAGCACACGCGATCACTTTGTCAGCGTAGGAAAGATTGCCGAGGGTGTCGTTATTGGCAGCCAGATTATCAACACTCTCATCAAGGCTGCACCTGGTGAGGGCGCAAAGGCGGTTGAAAAGTACTGCGACGAAATTTGCGGAAAGAGCACCCGGGAGACGACTCGCGAGGTCGGCATTGTTGAGGCTTTGAACGAGGCCAAGGAGCCAACTGGCGTGCACGTCGACAAGGTCATTACGGATGCCGACACACCTGACGGCCCTGGTCTGGCTGATCAATTGGAGATGTTGAACACGGATGACTCCAACACACACGAGCAAAACGGGTTTGACGAAAAGCACAAGTTCCCAGCCCGATTCGGCGAATTCGGAGGACAATATGTGCCTGAATCGCTAATGGACTGTCTTTCGGAGCTCGAGGAAGGCTTCAATGCAGCGATTGAAGACCCCAAGTTCTGGGAAGAGTACCGTTCCTACTACGACTGGATGGGACGACCAGGGCATTTGCATCTTGCCGAGCGTCTTACCGAGCATGCTGGAGGTGCCAACATCTGGTTGAAGCGAGAGGACCTCAATCACACTGGAAGTCACAAGATCAACAATGCGCTTGGACAGGTGCTTGTGGCTCGAAGACTTGGGAAGACTGAAATTATCGCCGAAACCGGAGCTGGCCAGCACGGTGTCGCGACGGCTACCGTTTGCGCCAAGTTCAACATGAAGTGCACCATTTACATGGGCGCTGAGGATGTCAGGCGTCAGGCTCTGAATGTCTTCCGCATCAAGTTGCTTGGTGCGCAGGTGGTGGCTGTCGAGGCTGGAGCCAAGACGCTGCGTGATGCAGTCAACGAAGCCATGCGCTCTTGGGTCGTCCACCTCGACACGACTCATTACATTATTGGATCAGCCATCGGCCCCCACCCCTTCCCAACCATTGTCCGCACCTTCCAGTCCATCATTGGAAACGAGACCAAGCAGCAGATGCAAGAGAAGCGTGGCAAGCTTCCCGACGCAGTGGTTGCTTGCGTTGGTGGTGGCAGCAATGCCGTGGGCATGTTCTATCCCTTCTCCAAGGACCCGTCTGTTAAGCTTCTCGGCATTGAAGCGGGCGGAGACGGCATTGACACGGACCGCCACAGTGCAACACTCTCCGCGGGAACCAAGGGTGTGCTCCACGGTGTACGCACCTATGTCCTCCAGAACAAGCACGGACAGATTAACGAGACTCACTCTGTTTCTGCAGGGCTCGACTACCCCGGTGTTGGACCTGAGCTGTCCAGCTGGAAGGACAGCGACCGCGCCAAATTTATTGCGTGCACTGATGCCGAGGCTTTTATTGGCTTCCGTCTCATGTCTCAACTTGAGGGTATTATTCCCGCGCTTGAGACTTCGCACGCCGTCTTTGGTGCCATTGAGCTGGCCAAGACAATGGACAAAGACCAGGATATTGTTATTTGTGTCTCTGGTCGTGGAGACAAGGACGTACAGAGCGTGGCTGAGGAGCTGCCCAAGCTGGGACCCAAGATTGGCTGGGATCTGAGGT TTTAA